The following coding sequences are from one Vulpes vulpes isolate BD-2025 chromosome 12, VulVul3, whole genome shotgun sequence window:
- the NPR2 gene encoding atrial natriuretic peptide receptor 2 isoform X5, which yields MALPSLLLLVAALAGGVRPPGARNLTLAVVLPEHNLSYAWAWPRVGPAVALAVEALGRALPVDLRFVSSELDGACSEYLAPLRAVDLKLYHDPDLLLGPGCVYPAASVARFASHWRLPLLTAGAVASGFAAKNEHYRTLVRTGPSAPKLVVYICGPLEMLHEILLQAQRENLTNGDYVFFYLDVFGESLRAGPTRSTGRPWQDNRTREQAQALREAFQTVLVITYREPPNPEYQEFQNRLLIRAREDFGVELAPSLMNLIAGCFYDGILLYAEVLNETIQEGGTREDGLRIVEKMQGRRYHGVTGLVVMDKNNDRETDFVLWAMGDLDSGDFQPAAHYSGAEKQIWWTGRPIPWVKGAPPLDNPPCAFDLDDPSCDKTPLSTLAIVALGTGITFIMFGVSSFLIFRPYRKLMLEKELASMLWRIRWEELQFGNSERYHKGAGSRLTLSLRGSSYGSLMTAHGKYQIFANTGHFKGNVVAIKHVNKKRIELTRQVLFELKHMRDVQFNHLTRFIGACIDPPNICIVTEYCPRGSLQDILENDSINLDWMFRYSLINDLVKGMAFLHNSIIASHGSLKSSNCVVDSRFVLKITDYGLASFRSTTEPDDSHALYAKKLWTAPELLSGNPLPTTGMQKADVYSFGIILQEIALRSGPFYLEGLDLSPKEIVQKVRNSQRPYFRPSIDRTQLNEELVLLMERCWAQEPAERPDFGQIKGFIRRFNKEGGTSILDNLLLRMEQYANNLEKLVEERTQAYLEEKRKAEALLYQILPHSVAEQLKRGETVQAEAFDSVTIYFSDIVGFTALSAESTPMQVVTLLNDLYTCFDAIIDNFDVYKVETIGDAYMVVSGLPGRNGQRHAPEIARMALALLDAVSSFRIRHRPHDQLRLRIGVHTGPVCAGVVGLKMPRYCLFGDTVNTASRMESNGQALKIHVSSTTKDALDELGCFQLELRGDVEMKGKGKMRTYWLLGERKGPAGLL from the exons ATGGCACTGCCATCACTCCTGCTGTTGGTGGCAGCCCTGGCAGGTGGGGTGCGTCCTCCCGGGGCGCGGAACCTGACGCTGGCGGTAGTGCTACCAGAACACAACCTGAGCTATGCCTGGGCCTGGCCACGGGTGGGTCCTGCTGTGGCACTAGCTGTGGAGGCGCTGGGTCGGGCACTGCCCGTGGACCTGAGGTTTGTCAGCTCTGAACTAGATGGCGCCTGCTCTGAGTACCTGGCACCGCTGCGCGCTGTGGACCTCAAGCTGTACCATGACCCCGATCTTCTGTTGGGCCCCGGTTGCGTGTACCCTGCTGCCTCTGTGGCCCGCTTTGCCTCACATTGGCGTCTCCCCCTGCTGACTGCCGGTGCTGTGGCCTCTGGTTTTGCAGCTAAGAATGAGCATTATCGTACCCTGGTGCGCACTGGCCCCTCTGCTCCCAAGCTGG TTGTGTATATCTGTGGCCCTCTGGAGATGCTGCATGAAATCCTACTTCAGGCCCAGAGGGAGAACCTGACCAATGGGGATTATGTCTTCTTTTACCTGGACGTCTTTGGGGAGAGTCTTCGTGCAGGGCCCACACGATCTACAGGCCGGCCCTGGCAGGACAATCGTACCCGGGAACAGGCCCAGGCCCTCAGAGAGGCCTTTCAG ACAGTATTGGTGATCACTTACCGAGAACCCCCAAATCCTGAGTATCAGGAATTCCAGAATCGTCTGCTGATAAGAGCCCGGGAAGATTTCGGTGTGGAGCTGGCCCCCTCCCTG ATGAACCTCATTGCTGGCTGCTTCTATGATGGGATCCTGCTGTATGCTGAAGTCCTGAACGAGACGATACAAGAGGGAGGCACCCGGGAAGATGGACTCCGAATTGTGGAGAAGATGCAGGGACGGAGATACCACG GTGTAACTGGCCTGGTTGTTATGGACAAGAACAATGACCGAGAGACTGACTTTGTCTTGTGGGCCATGGGAGACCTGGACTCTGGGGACTTCCAG CCTGCAGCCCACTACTCAGGAGCTGAGAAGCAGATTTGGTGGACGGGACGGCCTATTCCCTGGGTGAAGGGGGCCCCCCCCTTGGACAATCCCCCCTGTGCCTTTGACTTGGACGACCCATCCTGTGATAAAA ccCCACTTTCCACTCTGGCGATCGTGGCCTTGGGCACAGGAATCACCTTCATCATGTTTGGTGTTTCCAGCTTCCTCATTTTCCG TCCTTACAGAAAGCTGATGCTGGAGAAGGAGCTGGCTAGCATGTTGTGGCGCATTCGCTGGGAAGAGCTGCAGTTTGGCAATTCAGAACGATATCATAAAGGTGCAGGCAGTCGCCTCACGCTGTCGCTG CGGGGATCCAGTTACGGCTCGCTCATGACAGCCCATGGGAAATACCAGATCTTTGCCAACACCGGTCACTTCAAG GGAAATGTTGTCGCCATCAAACACGTGAATAAGAAGCGCATTGAGCTGACCCGGCAGGTTCTGTTTGAACTCAAACAT atGAGAGATGTTCAGTTCAACCACCTCACGCGCTTCATTGGTGCCTGCATCGACCCTCCCAACATTTGCATCGTCACTGAATATTGTCCTCGTGGGAGTTTACAG GATATTCTGGAAAATGACAGCATCAACCTGGACTGGATGTTTCGTTATTCGCTCATTAATGACCTGGTTAAG GGCATGGCCTTTCTCCATAACAGCATTATTGCATCTCATGGGAGTCTCAAGTCCTCCAACTGTGTGGTGGATAGTCGTTTTGTGCTCAAAATCACAGACTATGGTCTGGCCAGCTTCCGATCAACTACTGAACCTGATGACAGCCACGCCCTCTATGCCA AGAAGCTGTGGACTGCACCAGAACTGCTCAGTGGGAACCCATTGCCAACCACAGGCATGCAGAAGGCTGATGTCTATAGTTTTGGGATCATCTTACAGGAGATAGCACTTCGAAGTGGTCCTTTCTACTTGGAGGGCCTGGACCTCAGCCCCAAAG AGATTGTTCAGAAGGTCCGAAATAGTCAGCGGCCATATTTCCGGCCTAGCATTGACCGGACCCAACTGAATGAAGAGCTAGTTTTGCTGATGGAGCGATGTTGGGCCCAGGAACCAGCTGAGCGTCCTGACTTTGGACAAATTAAGGGCTTCATTCGCCGCTTTAACAA GGAGGGTGGCACGAGCATATTGGACAACTTGCTGTTGCGCATGGAACAGTATGCCAATAACCTGGAAAAGCTGGTGGAGGAGCGCACACAGGCCTATCTGGAGGAGAAACGCAAGGCTGAGGCTCTGCTCTACCAAATTCTACCCCA TTCAGTGGCAGAGCAGTTAAAACGGGGAGAGACTGTACAGGCTGAGGCCTTTGACAGTGTTACCATCTACTTCAGTGACATTGTTGGCTTCACAGCTTTGTCAGCAGAGAGCACCCCCATGCAG GTGGTGACACTTCTTAATGACCTGTATACCTGCTTTGATGCCATAATTGACAACTTTGACGTCTACAAG GTAGAAACTATTGGAGATGCCTACATGGTGGTGTCTGGTCTCCCAGGCCGAAATGGTCAACGCCACGCCCCGGAGATTGCTCGGATGGCCCTAGCATTACTGGATGCCGTTTCTTCCTTCCGCATCCGCCACCGACCCCATGACCAGCTGAGGCTACGCATAGGGGTCCACACAG GGCCCGTTTGTGCTGGGGTTGTTGGCCTGAAGATGCCCCGCTATTGTCTTTTTGGTGACACAGTGAACACTGCTTCCCGAATGGAGTCTAATGGTCAAG ccCTGAAGATCCATGTCTCCTCCACCACCAAGGATGCCCTGGATGAGCTAGGATGCTTCCAGCTAGAGCTTCGGGGGGATGTGGAGATGAAG ggaaaaggaaagatgCGAACTTACTGGCTCCTGGGAGAGCGGAAAGGACCTGCTGGACTCCTGTAA
- the NPR2 gene encoding atrial natriuretic peptide receptor 2 isoform X9 — MDANYMLLQAKNEHYRTLVRTGPSAPKLGEFVVTLHGHFNWTARAALLYLDARTDDRPHYFTIEGVFEALQGSNLSVQHQVYAREPGGPEQATHFIRANGRIVYICGPLEMLHEILLQAQRENLTNGDYVFFYLDVFGESLRAGPTRSTGRPWQDNRTREQAQALREAFQTVLVITYREPPNPEYQEFQNRLLIRAREDFGVELAPSLMNLIAGCFYDGILLYAEVLNETIQEGGTREDGLRIVEKMQGRRYHGVTGLVVMDKNNDRETDFVLWAMGDLDSGDFQPAAHYSGAEKQIWWTGRPIPWVKGAPPLDNPPCAFDLDDPSCDKTPLSTLAIVALGTGITFIMFGVSSFLIFRKLMLEKELASMLWRIRWEELQFGNSERYHKGAGSRLTLSLGNVVAIKHVNKKRIELTRQVLFELKHMRDVQFNHLTRFIGACIDPPNICIVTEYCPRGSLQDILENDSINLDWMFRYSLINDLVKGMAFLHNSIIASHGSLKSSNCVVDSRFVLKITDYGLASFRSTTEPDDSHALYAKKLWTAPELLSGNPLPTTGMQKADVYSFGIILQEIALRSGPFYLEGLDLSPKEIVQKVRNSQRPYFRPSIDRTQLNEELVLLMERCWAQEPAERPDFGQIKGFIRRFNKEGGTSILDNLLLRMEQYANNLEKLVEERTQAYLEEKRKAEALLYQILPHSVAEQLKRGETVQAEAFDSVTIYFSDIVGFTALSAESTPMQVVTLLNDLYTCFDAIIDNFDVYKVETIGDAYMVVSGLPGRNGQRHAPEIARMALALLDAVSSFRIRHRPHDQLRLRIGVHTGPVCAGVVGLKMPRYCLFGDTVNTASRMESNGQALKIHVSSTTKDALDELGCFQLELRGDVEMKGKGKMRTYWLLGERKGPAGLL; from the exons ATGGATGCCAACTACATGCTCCTCCAAG CTAAGAATGAGCATTATCGTACCCTGGTGCGCACTGGCCCCTCTGCTCCCAAGCTGGGTGAGTTTGTAGTGACATTACACGGGCACTTCAATTGGACTGCCCGTGCTGCCTTGCTGTATCTGGATGCTCGCACAGATGACCGGCCTCACTACTTCACCATCGAGGGCGTCTTTGAGGCCCTGCAGGGCAGCAACCTCAGTGTGCAGCACCAGGTGTATGCCCGTGAGCCAGGGGGTCCTGAGCAGGCCACCCACTTCATCCGGGCCAACGGGCGCA TTGTGTATATCTGTGGCCCTCTGGAGATGCTGCATGAAATCCTACTTCAGGCCCAGAGGGAGAACCTGACCAATGGGGATTATGTCTTCTTTTACCTGGACGTCTTTGGGGAGAGTCTTCGTGCAGGGCCCACACGATCTACAGGCCGGCCCTGGCAGGACAATCGTACCCGGGAACAGGCCCAGGCCCTCAGAGAGGCCTTTCAG ACAGTATTGGTGATCACTTACCGAGAACCCCCAAATCCTGAGTATCAGGAATTCCAGAATCGTCTGCTGATAAGAGCCCGGGAAGATTTCGGTGTGGAGCTGGCCCCCTCCCTG ATGAACCTCATTGCTGGCTGCTTCTATGATGGGATCCTGCTGTATGCTGAAGTCCTGAACGAGACGATACAAGAGGGAGGCACCCGGGAAGATGGACTCCGAATTGTGGAGAAGATGCAGGGACGGAGATACCACG GTGTAACTGGCCTGGTTGTTATGGACAAGAACAATGACCGAGAGACTGACTTTGTCTTGTGGGCCATGGGAGACCTGGACTCTGGGGACTTCCAG CCTGCAGCCCACTACTCAGGAGCTGAGAAGCAGATTTGGTGGACGGGACGGCCTATTCCCTGGGTGAAGGGGGCCCCCCCCTTGGACAATCCCCCCTGTGCCTTTGACTTGGACGACCCATCCTGTGATAAAA ccCCACTTTCCACTCTGGCGATCGTGGCCTTGGGCACAGGAATCACCTTCATCATGTTTGGTGTTTCCAGCTTCCTCATTTTCCG AAAGCTGATGCTGGAGAAGGAGCTGGCTAGCATGTTGTGGCGCATTCGCTGGGAAGAGCTGCAGTTTGGCAATTCAGAACGATATCATAAAGGTGCAGGCAGTCGCCTCACGCTGTCGCTG GGAAATGTTGTCGCCATCAAACACGTGAATAAGAAGCGCATTGAGCTGACCCGGCAGGTTCTGTTTGAACTCAAACAT atGAGAGATGTTCAGTTCAACCACCTCACGCGCTTCATTGGTGCCTGCATCGACCCTCCCAACATTTGCATCGTCACTGAATATTGTCCTCGTGGGAGTTTACAG GATATTCTGGAAAATGACAGCATCAACCTGGACTGGATGTTTCGTTATTCGCTCATTAATGACCTGGTTAAG GGCATGGCCTTTCTCCATAACAGCATTATTGCATCTCATGGGAGTCTCAAGTCCTCCAACTGTGTGGTGGATAGTCGTTTTGTGCTCAAAATCACAGACTATGGTCTGGCCAGCTTCCGATCAACTACTGAACCTGATGACAGCCACGCCCTCTATGCCA AGAAGCTGTGGACTGCACCAGAACTGCTCAGTGGGAACCCATTGCCAACCACAGGCATGCAGAAGGCTGATGTCTATAGTTTTGGGATCATCTTACAGGAGATAGCACTTCGAAGTGGTCCTTTCTACTTGGAGGGCCTGGACCTCAGCCCCAAAG AGATTGTTCAGAAGGTCCGAAATAGTCAGCGGCCATATTTCCGGCCTAGCATTGACCGGACCCAACTGAATGAAGAGCTAGTTTTGCTGATGGAGCGATGTTGGGCCCAGGAACCAGCTGAGCGTCCTGACTTTGGACAAATTAAGGGCTTCATTCGCCGCTTTAACAA GGAGGGTGGCACGAGCATATTGGACAACTTGCTGTTGCGCATGGAACAGTATGCCAATAACCTGGAAAAGCTGGTGGAGGAGCGCACACAGGCCTATCTGGAGGAGAAACGCAAGGCTGAGGCTCTGCTCTACCAAATTCTACCCCA TTCAGTGGCAGAGCAGTTAAAACGGGGAGAGACTGTACAGGCTGAGGCCTTTGACAGTGTTACCATCTACTTCAGTGACATTGTTGGCTTCACAGCTTTGTCAGCAGAGAGCACCCCCATGCAG GTGGTGACACTTCTTAATGACCTGTATACCTGCTTTGATGCCATAATTGACAACTTTGACGTCTACAAG GTAGAAACTATTGGAGATGCCTACATGGTGGTGTCTGGTCTCCCAGGCCGAAATGGTCAACGCCACGCCCCGGAGATTGCTCGGATGGCCCTAGCATTACTGGATGCCGTTTCTTCCTTCCGCATCCGCCACCGACCCCATGACCAGCTGAGGCTACGCATAGGGGTCCACACAG GGCCCGTTTGTGCTGGGGTTGTTGGCCTGAAGATGCCCCGCTATTGTCTTTTTGGTGACACAGTGAACACTGCTTCCCGAATGGAGTCTAATGGTCAAG ccCTGAAGATCCATGTCTCCTCCACCACCAAGGATGCCCTGGATGAGCTAGGATGCTTCCAGCTAGAGCTTCGGGGGGATGTGGAGATGAAG ggaaaaggaaagatgCGAACTTACTGGCTCCTGGGAGAGCGGAAAGGACCTGCTGGACTCCTGTAA
- the NPR2 gene encoding atrial natriuretic peptide receptor 2 isoform X1 translates to MALPSLLLLVAALAGGVRPPGARNLTLAVVLPEHNLSYAWAWPRVGPAVALAVEALGRALPVDLRFVSSELDGACSEYLAPLRAVDLKLYHDPDLLLGPGCVYPAASVARFASHWRLPLLTAGAVASGFAAKNEHYRTLVRTGPSAPKLGEFVVTLHGHFNWTARAALLYLDARTDDRPHYFTIEGVFEALQGSNLSVQHQVYAREPGGPEQATHFIRANGRIVYICGPLEMLHEILLQAQRENLTNGDYVFFYLDVFGESLRAGPTRSTGRPWQDNRTREQAQALREAFQTVLVITYREPPNPEYQEFQNRLLIRAREDFGVELAPSLMNLIAGCFYDGILLYAEVLNETIQEGGTREDGLRIVEKMQGRRYHGVTGLVVMDKNNDRETDFVLWAMGDLDSGDFQPAAHYSGAEKQIWWTGRPIPWVKGAPPLDNPPCAFDLDDPSCDKTPLSTLAIVALGTGITFIMFGVSSFLIFRPYRKLMLEKELASMLWRIRWEELQFGNSERYHKGAGSRLTLSLRGSSYGSLMTAHGKYQIFANTGHFKGNVVAIKHVNKKRIELTRQVLFELKHMRDVQFNHLTRFIGACIDPPNICIVTEYCPRGSLQDILENDSINLDWMFRYSLINDLVKGMAFLHNSIIASHGSLKSSNCVVDSRFVLKITDYGLASFRSTTEPDDSHALYAKKLWTAPELLSGNPLPTTGMQKADVYSFGIILQEIALRSGPFYLEGLDLSPKEIVQKVRNSQRPYFRPSIDRTQLNEELVLLMERCWAQEPAERPDFGQIKGFIRRFNKEGGTSILDNLLLRMEQYANNLEKLVEERTQAYLEEKRKAEALLYQILPHSVAEQLKRGETVQAEAFDSVTIYFSDIVGFTALSAESTPMQVVTLLNDLYTCFDAIIDNFDVYKVETIGDAYMVVSGLPGRNGQRHAPEIARMALALLDAVSSFRIRHRPHDQLRLRIGVHTGPVCAGVVGLKMPRYCLFGDTVNTASRMESNGQALKIHVSSTTKDALDELGCFQLELRGDVEMKGKGKMRTYWLLGERKGPAGLL, encoded by the exons ATGGCACTGCCATCACTCCTGCTGTTGGTGGCAGCCCTGGCAGGTGGGGTGCGTCCTCCCGGGGCGCGGAACCTGACGCTGGCGGTAGTGCTACCAGAACACAACCTGAGCTATGCCTGGGCCTGGCCACGGGTGGGTCCTGCTGTGGCACTAGCTGTGGAGGCGCTGGGTCGGGCACTGCCCGTGGACCTGAGGTTTGTCAGCTCTGAACTAGATGGCGCCTGCTCTGAGTACCTGGCACCGCTGCGCGCTGTGGACCTCAAGCTGTACCATGACCCCGATCTTCTGTTGGGCCCCGGTTGCGTGTACCCTGCTGCCTCTGTGGCCCGCTTTGCCTCACATTGGCGTCTCCCCCTGCTGACTGCCGGTGCTGTGGCCTCTGGTTTTGCAGCTAAGAATGAGCATTATCGTACCCTGGTGCGCACTGGCCCCTCTGCTCCCAAGCTGGGTGAGTTTGTAGTGACATTACACGGGCACTTCAATTGGACTGCCCGTGCTGCCTTGCTGTATCTGGATGCTCGCACAGATGACCGGCCTCACTACTTCACCATCGAGGGCGTCTTTGAGGCCCTGCAGGGCAGCAACCTCAGTGTGCAGCACCAGGTGTATGCCCGTGAGCCAGGGGGTCCTGAGCAGGCCACCCACTTCATCCGGGCCAACGGGCGCA TTGTGTATATCTGTGGCCCTCTGGAGATGCTGCATGAAATCCTACTTCAGGCCCAGAGGGAGAACCTGACCAATGGGGATTATGTCTTCTTTTACCTGGACGTCTTTGGGGAGAGTCTTCGTGCAGGGCCCACACGATCTACAGGCCGGCCCTGGCAGGACAATCGTACCCGGGAACAGGCCCAGGCCCTCAGAGAGGCCTTTCAG ACAGTATTGGTGATCACTTACCGAGAACCCCCAAATCCTGAGTATCAGGAATTCCAGAATCGTCTGCTGATAAGAGCCCGGGAAGATTTCGGTGTGGAGCTGGCCCCCTCCCTG ATGAACCTCATTGCTGGCTGCTTCTATGATGGGATCCTGCTGTATGCTGAAGTCCTGAACGAGACGATACAAGAGGGAGGCACCCGGGAAGATGGACTCCGAATTGTGGAGAAGATGCAGGGACGGAGATACCACG GTGTAACTGGCCTGGTTGTTATGGACAAGAACAATGACCGAGAGACTGACTTTGTCTTGTGGGCCATGGGAGACCTGGACTCTGGGGACTTCCAG CCTGCAGCCCACTACTCAGGAGCTGAGAAGCAGATTTGGTGGACGGGACGGCCTATTCCCTGGGTGAAGGGGGCCCCCCCCTTGGACAATCCCCCCTGTGCCTTTGACTTGGACGACCCATCCTGTGATAAAA ccCCACTTTCCACTCTGGCGATCGTGGCCTTGGGCACAGGAATCACCTTCATCATGTTTGGTGTTTCCAGCTTCCTCATTTTCCG TCCTTACAGAAAGCTGATGCTGGAGAAGGAGCTGGCTAGCATGTTGTGGCGCATTCGCTGGGAAGAGCTGCAGTTTGGCAATTCAGAACGATATCATAAAGGTGCAGGCAGTCGCCTCACGCTGTCGCTG CGGGGATCCAGTTACGGCTCGCTCATGACAGCCCATGGGAAATACCAGATCTTTGCCAACACCGGTCACTTCAAG GGAAATGTTGTCGCCATCAAACACGTGAATAAGAAGCGCATTGAGCTGACCCGGCAGGTTCTGTTTGAACTCAAACAT atGAGAGATGTTCAGTTCAACCACCTCACGCGCTTCATTGGTGCCTGCATCGACCCTCCCAACATTTGCATCGTCACTGAATATTGTCCTCGTGGGAGTTTACAG GATATTCTGGAAAATGACAGCATCAACCTGGACTGGATGTTTCGTTATTCGCTCATTAATGACCTGGTTAAG GGCATGGCCTTTCTCCATAACAGCATTATTGCATCTCATGGGAGTCTCAAGTCCTCCAACTGTGTGGTGGATAGTCGTTTTGTGCTCAAAATCACAGACTATGGTCTGGCCAGCTTCCGATCAACTACTGAACCTGATGACAGCCACGCCCTCTATGCCA AGAAGCTGTGGACTGCACCAGAACTGCTCAGTGGGAACCCATTGCCAACCACAGGCATGCAGAAGGCTGATGTCTATAGTTTTGGGATCATCTTACAGGAGATAGCACTTCGAAGTGGTCCTTTCTACTTGGAGGGCCTGGACCTCAGCCCCAAAG AGATTGTTCAGAAGGTCCGAAATAGTCAGCGGCCATATTTCCGGCCTAGCATTGACCGGACCCAACTGAATGAAGAGCTAGTTTTGCTGATGGAGCGATGTTGGGCCCAGGAACCAGCTGAGCGTCCTGACTTTGGACAAATTAAGGGCTTCATTCGCCGCTTTAACAA GGAGGGTGGCACGAGCATATTGGACAACTTGCTGTTGCGCATGGAACAGTATGCCAATAACCTGGAAAAGCTGGTGGAGGAGCGCACACAGGCCTATCTGGAGGAGAAACGCAAGGCTGAGGCTCTGCTCTACCAAATTCTACCCCA TTCAGTGGCAGAGCAGTTAAAACGGGGAGAGACTGTACAGGCTGAGGCCTTTGACAGTGTTACCATCTACTTCAGTGACATTGTTGGCTTCACAGCTTTGTCAGCAGAGAGCACCCCCATGCAG GTGGTGACACTTCTTAATGACCTGTATACCTGCTTTGATGCCATAATTGACAACTTTGACGTCTACAAG GTAGAAACTATTGGAGATGCCTACATGGTGGTGTCTGGTCTCCCAGGCCGAAATGGTCAACGCCACGCCCCGGAGATTGCTCGGATGGCCCTAGCATTACTGGATGCCGTTTCTTCCTTCCGCATCCGCCACCGACCCCATGACCAGCTGAGGCTACGCATAGGGGTCCACACAG GGCCCGTTTGTGCTGGGGTTGTTGGCCTGAAGATGCCCCGCTATTGTCTTTTTGGTGACACAGTGAACACTGCTTCCCGAATGGAGTCTAATGGTCAAG ccCTGAAGATCCATGTCTCCTCCACCACCAAGGATGCCCTGGATGAGCTAGGATGCTTCCAGCTAGAGCTTCGGGGGGATGTGGAGATGAAG ggaaaaggaaagatgCGAACTTACTGGCTCCTGGGAGAGCGGAAAGGACCTGCTGGACTCCTGTAA